The proteins below are encoded in one region of Methylophilales bacterium:
- the gnd gene encoding decarboxylating 6-phosphogluconate dehydrogenase, giving the protein MKIAMLGLGKMGGNMSARLIRNGISVVGYDNNPEIIKKLETDESLIPSTSVKDALSKLEGQKIVWMMLPAGEITKKQIADLIPLLSEGDVIVDGGNSNFKQSIKMGRMLEEYNIGFMDCGTSGGVWGLDNGYCLMVGASLEVAKSVEPVLRALAPTPQNGWLHVGPVGSGHFTKMIHNGIEYGMMESFAEGLELLKGREEFAIDIAKVTELWRHGSVVRSWLLDLTAEALQSDQNLEEIAPFVADSGEGRWTAVEAIEQGIPAPVLTQALQVRFRSQEKSKGYGYKILSIMRNAFGGHIMKKRG; this is encoded by the coding sequence ATGAAAATTGCAATGCTTGGGCTTGGGAAAATGGGTGGAAATATGTCGGCAAGACTTATCAGAAATGGTATTTCAGTCGTAGGTTATGACAACAACCCAGAAATAATTAAAAAATTAGAGACTGATGAGAGCTTAATACCATCAACGTCAGTTAAGGATGCATTATCGAAGCTCGAGGGCCAAAAAATAGTTTGGATGATGTTGCCAGCTGGTGAAATTACAAAAAAACAAATTGCAGACCTTATTCCCCTCCTAAGTGAAGGTGACGTGATAGTTGATGGTGGAAATTCAAACTTTAAACAAAGTATCAAGATGGGCAGGATGCTTGAAGAATATAATATTGGCTTTATGGACTGTGGTACTTCAGGTGGTGTCTGGGGTTTAGATAATGGATATTGCCTAATGGTCGGTGCTTCTTTAGAGGTTGCTAAATCTGTCGAACCTGTCTTAAGAGCATTAGCTCCAACACCACAGAATGGATGGTTACATGTTGGACCTGTTGGGTCAGGTCATTTTACAAAGATGATCCATAATGGTATTGAGTATGGAATGATGGAGTCATTTGCTGAAGGACTTGAGCTTCTTAAGGGAAGAGAAGAGTTTGCAATCGATATTGCTAAAGTAACAGAGCTTTGGCGACACGGTTCAGTTGTACGTAGTTGGCTTTTAGATTTAACAGCTGAAGCACTTCAGAGTGATCAAAACTTAGAGGAAATCGCTCCATTCGTTGCGGATTCTGGTGAAGGAAGATGGACAGCAGTTGAGGCTATTGAACAAGGAATACCTGCTCCAGTCCTCACACAGGCGCTTCAAGTAAGATTTAGAAGTCAGGAAAAATCAAAAGGTTACGGCTATAAAATACTCTCTATTATGCGAAATGCATTTGGTGGCCATATAATGAAAAAAAGGGGTTAA
- the zwf gene encoding glucose-6-phosphate dehydrogenase: MIDNSTLVLFGARGNLAKVKLIPGLFHLDQAGKLPKNMKILSVGRQEVDESEWRSNIKQMLDEKFKSYDENVYERFIKRNYYHANLPDDPEAFIKFAKRLGERDVFPQNLAFFLSVRPSDFALIVKQLSEVDLLNESEYWRRVLIEKPFGTCLKSAIELQTSIEDHLKEDQIYRIDHYLGKFSLQNIMTTRFENGVLEPLWSSEHIEQIQITNHETLGVGDRTVFYEATGALRDMIQSHLLQMLALVTMEKPNSMSPEDVRLEKIKLLESIEAIPLDRIKNFAFRGQYAAGELNGEKVKGYLDEVEKPDSVVETYAAIKLFINNSRWNKVPIYLRTAKRLYENSTSISVKFNNHENWLTINIQPNESTSFEITTLQPGLDMNEFRQTVLIGNNRIEGDETIDAYETLMLDLLSGDQSKFLHIDEVKAAWKLVDPIIDYWSKDKSKPTQYKPGEFDPEESKVIFEDEGQFWKK; encoded by the coding sequence ATGATAGACAATTCTACGCTTGTTTTATTTGGTGCTAGAGGAAACTTAGCTAAAGTAAAATTGATACCGGGTCTTTTTCATCTCGATCAAGCAGGTAAACTACCTAAAAATATGAAAATATTATCTGTAGGAAGGCAAGAGGTCGATGAAAGTGAATGGCGCTCTAATATCAAACAGATGCTTGATGAAAAATTTAAGTCTTATGATGAAAATGTTTATGAGCGATTTATAAAAAGAAATTATTATCATGCCAACCTACCAGATGATCCAGAGGCATTTATTAAGTTTGCAAAAAGATTAGGAGAGAGAGATGTTTTCCCCCAAAATTTAGCATTCTTCTTATCTGTAAGACCCTCAGATTTTGCTCTCATCGTAAAACAGTTATCCGAAGTTGATTTACTCAACGAGTCAGAATATTGGAGAAGAGTCCTAATTGAAAAGCCATTTGGAACATGCCTTAAAAGTGCGATTGAGCTTCAAACTTCTATTGAAGACCATCTTAAGGAAGATCAAATATATAGGATAGATCATTACTTAGGAAAATTTTCACTGCAAAATATAATGACGACCCGTTTTGAAAATGGGGTTCTAGAGCCACTTTGGTCTAGTGAGCATATTGAACAAATTCAAATCACCAACCATGAGACCCTCGGTGTAGGTGATAGAACAGTTTTTTATGAAGCAACCGGTGCACTAAGAGATATGATACAAAGCCACCTGCTGCAAATGTTAGCACTCGTAACTATGGAAAAGCCAAATTCAATGAGCCCAGAAGATGTAAGACTTGAAAAAATAAAGCTACTAGAATCTATTGAGGCTATTCCACTTGATAGGATTAAAAATTTTGCTTTTCGTGGTCAATATGCAGCAGGTGAATTAAATGGTGAAAAAGTTAAAGGTTATTTAGACGAGGTAGAAAAACCAGATAGCGTTGTAGAAACATATGCAGCCATCAAATTATTTATTAATAATTCAAGATGGAATAAAGTCCCTATTTATCTTAGGACGGCAAAAAGACTATATGAAAATTCAACTTCAATTTCCGTTAAATTCAATAATCATGAGAACTGGTTAACTATTAATATTCAACCAAATGAAAGTACTTCATTTGAGATAACTACCCTTCAACCTGGTCTTGATATGAATGAATTTAGACAGACTGTGCTAATTGGAAATAATCGTATTGAAGGAGATGAAACCATTGATGCTTATGAAACATTGATGCTAGATCTATTAAGTGGAGACCAATCAAAATTTTTGCATATTGATGAGGTAAAAGCTGCATGGAAGCTTGTTGATCCAATTATCGACTATTGGAGTAAAGATAAATCTAAACCTACGCAATACAAACCTGGAGAATTTGATCCAGAAGAATCAAAAGTTATTTTTGAGGATGAGGGTCAATTTTGGAAAAAATAA
- the dcd gene encoding dCTP deaminase: protein MAIKSDKWIRKMAEQKDMISPFEPKMVRDLDGQKIVSYGTSSYGYDIRCAPEFRVFTNINSTIVDPKSFDPNSFVEFNGDHCIIPPNSFALARTVEFFKIPRNILTICVGKSTYARCGIIVNVTPFEPEWEGYVTLEFSNTTPLPAKIYAGEGCAQVLFFESDEVCETSYKDRGGKYQGQSGVTLPKI, encoded by the coding sequence ATGGCAATTAAGTCTGATAAATGGATCCGTAAAATGGCTGAGCAAAAAGATATGATCAGTCCATTCGAACCCAAAATGGTGAGAGATTTGGATGGGCAAAAAATTGTATCCTATGGGACATCAAGTTATGGCTATGATATTCGATGTGCACCTGAGTTTAGAGTATTCACAAATATCAATAGCACGATAGTTGACCCAAAATCTTTTGATCCAAATTCATTTGTTGAGTTTAATGGTGACCATTGTATTATTCCTCCAAATTCATTTGCACTTGCGAGGACGGTTGAATTTTTTAAAATTCCTAGAAATATTCTTACAATATGCGTAGGTAAGTCAACATATGCAAGATGTGGAATTATCGTAAACGTTACGCCTTTTGAACCAGAATGGGAGGGATATGTAACGCTGGAGTTTAGTAACACCACACCTCTACCTGCAAAAATTTATGCTGGAGAGGGTTGTGCTCAGGTTTTATTTTTTGAATCTGATGAGGTATGCGAAACATCATACAAAGACAGAGGTGGAAAATATCAGGGTCAAAGTGGAGTTACCTTACCAAAGATTTAA
- a CDS encoding S-adenosylmethionine decarboxylase has translation MEYWGYHLILDCKGGDLDKVRSSKNIDQFVRALVSKIEMVACGEPKIEHFAADNPNAAGFSLVQLIETSSITGHFVDLNGDSYIDIFSCKSFDIEKVKEVVKQYFSPKQIKVTYLTRQA, from the coding sequence TTGGAATACTGGGGATATCATCTGATTTTAGATTGTAAAGGTGGTGATTTAGACAAAGTAAGGTCATCAAAAAATATTGATCAATTTGTAAGGGCATTAGTAAGCAAGATAGAAATGGTAGCCTGTGGTGAACCAAAAATAGAACATTTTGCAGCCGACAACCCTAATGCTGCAGGATTTAGCTTAGTTCAATTAATTGAAACGTCTTCTATCACAGGGCACTTTGTTGACTTGAACGGAGATAGTTATATTGATATATTCAGCTGCAAGTCTTTTGATATTGAAAAAGTTAAGGAAGTTGTTAAACAGTATTTCTCACCTAAACAAATAAAAGTCACTTATTTAACAAGGCAGGCTTAA
- a CDS encoding dihydrofolate reductase yields the protein MMKISIIVAASENLVIGYRNALPWHISEDLKNFKQITINHSVVMGRKTFESIGKPLKERRNIVISRDRTLKIEGVEVVNSLDEAIHRTKNENEIFIIGGEQIYKIAMPIATHMHITKVYNNIKGDAFFPAFDENEWKILTQKDSETNEGLKFSFIEYQKIV from the coding sequence GTGATGAAGATTAGTATCATCGTCGCTGCATCAGAAAATCTAGTCATCGGTTATAGAAATGCTCTCCCATGGCATATATCTGAGGATCTCAAAAACTTCAAGCAAATTACAATAAATCATAGTGTGGTTATGGGTAGAAAAACCTTTGAATCAATCGGAAAACCACTGAAAGAGAGAAGAAATATTGTTATAAGTAGAGACAGAACACTGAAAATTGAGGGAGTTGAGGTTGTGAATTCATTAGATGAAGCAATTCATCGAACAAAAAATGAAAATGAGATTTTTATAATCGGAGGTGAGCAGATTTATAAAATAGCTATGCCTATCGCTACACATATGCATATTACGAAAGTCTATAACAATATAAAAGGGGATGCATTTTTTCCAGCTTTTGATGAAAATGAATGGAAAATATTAACTCAAAAAGATTCAGAGACAAATGAGGGATTAAAGTTTTCTTTTATAGAATATCAGAAAATAGTTTGA
- a CDS encoding thymidylate synthase — MIASMNQYLTLLEYVKQNGQKKEDRTGTGTMSVFGYQMRFNLNEGFPLLTTKKVHLKSVIYELLWFLSGDTNIKFLKDNSVSIWDEWADENGNLGPVYGHQWRSWLTSEAREIDQISNLINQIKKTPDSRRLIVSAWNVGEINKMKLPPCHCFFQFYVADGRLSCQLYQRSADIFLGVPFNIASYALLTQMIAHVCDLECGEFIHTLGDAHIYTNHIDQVNEQLGRKPKKLPQIKINPSVKNIFDFKYEDFSLEGYDPYPLIKAPVAV; from the coding sequence ATAATAGCTAGTATGAATCAATACCTCACGCTGCTAGAATATGTAAAACAAAATGGGCAAAAAAAAGAGGATCGGACTGGAACAGGGACGATGTCAGTTTTTGGTTACCAGATGCGTTTTAATTTAAATGAAGGCTTCCCCTTACTGACAACAAAGAAAGTACATTTAAAATCAGTAATTTATGAACTTTTATGGTTTTTATCAGGCGATACAAATATTAAATTTTTGAAGGATAATAGCGTATCTATCTGGGATGAGTGGGCAGACGAAAATGGTAATCTAGGTCCAGTATATGGTCATCAGTGGAGAAGTTGGCTCACCTCAGAAGCTAGGGAAATTGATCAAATATCTAATCTTATTAATCAAATTAAAAAAACTCCTGATTCGAGAAGGTTAATTGTTTCAGCTTGGAACGTTGGCGAAATTAATAAGATGAAATTACCACCATGCCATTGTTTCTTTCAATTTTATGTCGCGGATGGCAGACTTTCTTGCCAACTTTATCAAAGGAGCGCAGATATATTTCTTGGTGTCCCCTTCAATATTGCATCCTATGCACTCCTTACGCAAATGATAGCGCATGTATGTGACTTGGAATGTGGTGAATTTATTCATACCTTAGGCGATGCTCATATATATACCAATCATATTGATCAGGTAAATGAACAGTTAGGTCGAAAACCTAAAAAACTGCCTCAAATAAAAATTAACCCATCAGTTAAGAATATTTTTGATTTTAAGTATGAAGACTTTAGTTTGGAAGGTTATGATCCATACCCTCTTATTAAGGCGCCTGTCGCAGTCTAG
- the thrC gene encoding threonine synthase: protein MKYISTRGGSPKLNFSEVLLGGLAPDGGLYLPEYYPNFTDDELNDMRDMSYQDLAFYIFERFIDDIPSNDLRMIVNKTYSADIFSYAREEQKAEDITPTLQLKNNLFLLSLSNGPTLAFKDIAMQFLGHIFEYVLGKQGKTLNILGATSGDTGPAAEYAMKGKKGIKVFMLSPHGTMSPFQSAQMYSLQDKNIFNIAIKGVFDDCQDIVKAVSNDLEFKNLNKIGAVNSINWGRILAQIVYYFKGYFDVTSKNSEKVDFTVPTGNFGNICAGHIARMMGLPINHLVVATNENDVLDEFFNTGHYAPRSSDDTFQTSSPSMDISKASNFERFIFDLFGRDSNILNTHWKKIDGGKSFKLKEEDFQKIKDYGFVSSSSKHINRIDFIRNIYNDYGVIIDTHTADGVKAAMDHSVPIYPMIVLETALPVKFEKSVFEAIGVYPKRPDTLKDLELLDQRYEVFENSVESVKKCITDNS from the coding sequence ATGAAGTACATATCAACAAGGGGTGGATCTCCCAAACTAAATTTTTCTGAGGTATTGCTTGGTGGTCTTGCACCTGATGGTGGATTATACCTTCCTGAGTATTACCCTAATTTTACAGACGACGAGCTAAATGATATGCGAGATATGTCTTATCAGGACTTAGCTTTTTATATTTTTGAAAGATTTATAGATGATATACCTTCGAATGATCTCAGGATGATTGTTAATAAGACCTATAGCGCTGATATATTTTCTTATGCACGAGAAGAGCAAAAGGCGGAGGACATAACACCTACCTTGCAATTAAAAAATAACTTATTTTTACTCTCATTATCGAATGGACCTACATTAGCATTTAAGGATATTGCAATGCAATTTTTGGGCCATATCTTCGAATACGTTTTAGGGAAGCAAGGAAAAACCCTGAACATACTTGGGGCCACCTCAGGGGACACGGGCCCAGCGGCAGAATATGCCATGAAAGGTAAAAAGGGGATTAAAGTATTTATGTTATCTCCGCATGGAACAATGAGTCCATTTCAGTCAGCACAAATGTATAGCCTGCAAGATAAAAATATTTTTAATATAGCGATTAAAGGTGTTTTTGATGATTGCCAAGATATCGTAAAGGCTGTCTCAAATGACCTTGAATTCAAAAATTTAAATAAGATCGGTGCAGTGAACTCAATAAACTGGGGGCGCATTCTCGCTCAAATTGTTTATTATTTTAAGGGTTACTTTGACGTGACCAGTAAAAACAGTGAAAAAGTTGATTTTACTGTCCCAACAGGCAACTTTGGAAATATTTGTGCAGGGCACATTGCAAGAATGATGGGTTTACCAATCAATCATTTAGTTGTTGCTACCAATGAAAATGATGTTTTAGATGAATTTTTTAACACAGGACATTATGCTCCTAGATCTTCTGATGACACCTTTCAAACATCAAGCCCATCTATGGACATTTCAAAAGCCTCAAATTTTGAGCGTTTTATTTTCGATTTATTTGGCCGAGACTCCAATATTTTAAATACTCACTGGAAGAAGATTGACGGAGGAAAATCATTTAAATTAAAAGAAGAAGACTTTCAGAAAATTAAAGACTATGGCTTTGTGTCTTCCTCAAGTAAACATATCAATAGAATAGATTTTATTAGAAATATATATAACGATTATGGAGTGATAATTGACACACATACAGCCGATGGAGTTAAGGCGGCTATGGATCACTCAGTGCCAATCTATCCAATGATTGTTTTGGAGACTGCGCTTCCTGTTAAGTTTGAAAAATCAGTCTTTGAGGCGATTGGAGTTTACCCAAAGAGACCGGACACCCTTAAAGATTTAGAATTACTCGATCAAAGGTATGAGGTTTTTGAAAATAGCGTTGAGTCAGTAAAGAAATGCATTACCGATAATAGCTAG
- a CDS encoding homoserine dehydrogenase, with protein MNIGLIGIGTVGGGTYQVLKENTEEISNKSGIEIKITHVADKNLKLAKETVDKETIIEEDAFSLIENNSIDTIIELIGGTGIALDIVRKALENGKHVVTANKALIAMHGEELFKIANKKNVLLAYEAAVAGGIPIIKALREGLAANKVNWVAGILNGTTNYILTEMKENNLTFDTALKQAQDLGFAEADPTFDIEGVDAAHKITILASIAFGIPINFDAVHVEGISNLSQKDITYAEELGYKIKLLGIAKSQNTDVEIRVHPTLVPKNRLVANVDGAMNAVLVHGNMVGPTLYYGAGAGAEPTASAVVADVIDIARQTKLSQDTLIPSLGFMPDKINEKNILSIENIFSEYYLRFTMKNQAGLLAKITNIFADHDISINSMVHKEVQENNQNPDIFLITSKTKEADIDTIISEIELLPENIEKVVKIRTEELNK; from the coding sequence ATGAACATAGGGTTAATTGGAATTGGTACCGTTGGTGGCGGAACATATCAAGTTTTAAAAGAAAATACAGAAGAAATATCGAATAAATCAGGCATAGAAATTAAAATTACCCACGTCGCCGACAAGAACCTAAAGCTTGCAAAAGAGACTGTAGATAAAGAAACAATTATAGAGGAAGATGCATTCTCACTTATAGAGAACAACAGTATTGATACAATTATAGAGTTAATTGGTGGAACGGGGATTGCACTAGATATTGTTCGTAAAGCACTTGAAAATGGTAAGCATGTTGTGACAGCGAATAAAGCCTTAATTGCTATGCATGGAGAAGAGCTTTTCAAAATAGCTAATAAAAAAAATGTACTTCTTGCTTATGAAGCTGCTGTCGCAGGCGGAATACCAATCATTAAAGCACTAAGAGAGGGATTGGCAGCAAATAAAGTTAATTGGGTTGCAGGTATTTTGAATGGAACTACAAACTATATCTTGACAGAAATGAAAGAAAATAATTTAACCTTCGATACCGCATTAAAGCAAGCACAAGATCTAGGTTTCGCTGAGGCAGATCCTACATTCGATATCGAGGGGGTGGATGCAGCTCATAAGATCACAATTTTAGCTTCTATTGCATTTGGAATTCCTATAAATTTTGATGCTGTGCACGTAGAAGGCATAAGCAACTTAAGCCAAAAAGATATCACTTATGCTGAGGAACTTGGCTACAAGATTAAACTTCTAGGTATCGCAAAATCACAGAATACGGATGTTGAGATACGAGTGCATCCAACGCTGGTTCCTAAAAATAGATTGGTTGCCAATGTTGACGGTGCTATGAATGCGGTTCTGGTTCATGGAAATATGGTTGGACCGACACTCTATTATGGAGCAGGTGCAGGTGCAGAACCCACAGCAAGCGCAGTTGTTGCAGACGTAATTGATATTGCGAGACAAACGAAACTTTCACAAGATACACTCATTCCTTCACTTGGATTTATGCCAGATAAGATAAATGAAAAAAATATTCTTTCTATTGAAAATATCTTTTCAGAATATTACCTTCGATTTACAATGAAAAATCAAGCAGGCTTGCTTGCCAAAATTACTAATATTTTTGCTGATCATGATATTTCTATAAATTCTATGGTTCATAAAGAAGTACAAGAAAACAATCAAAATCCAGATATCTTCCTAATCACTTCAAAAACTAAAGAGGCAGACATAGATACCATCATTAGTGAAATTGAGCTTTTACCTGAGAATATTGAAAAGGTTGTTAAAATTAGAACTGAAGAGCTAAATAAGTAG
- a CDS encoding pyridoxal phosphate-dependent aminotransferase — protein sequence MSQFLKSKKLDNVCYDIRGPVLEHAKRMEEEGHRIIKLNIGNPAAFGFEAPDEITQDVVRNISKSSGYTESFGLFEPRKSIMHYTQQKNISDVEVDDIVLGNGVSELIVMAMQGLINNDDEVLIPKPDYPLWTASVTLAGGNPIHYVCDEATDWAPDLDDIKSKITNKTKAILIINPNNPTGAIYSDECLREIIAIARENDLIVFADEIYDKVLYDEKKHTSVASLADDVLFVTLNGLSKNYRACGYRAGWLVVSGDKGRAKDYLEGLNILASMRLCANVPGQLAIQTALGGHQSINDLVAPTGRLCKQRDLAYKLMMEIPGVSCVKPSAAMYLFFKLDPKIYPIENDQDFILDVLKKKKVLMVQGTGFNWHDQNHFRMVFLPNEDDLKIAISRFADYLTEFKKR from the coding sequence TTGTCCCAATTTCTTAAATCTAAAAAATTAGATAATGTCTGTTATGACATTCGTGGCCCTGTTCTTGAGCATGCTAAAAGAATGGAGGAGGAAGGTCATCGCATTATTAAATTAAATATTGGCAACCCTGCAGCGTTTGGTTTTGAAGCGCCGGATGAAATAACACAGGATGTTGTTAGGAATATTAGTAAATCCTCTGGTTATACAGAAAGTTTTGGTTTGTTTGAGCCGAGAAAATCAATAATGCACTATACCCAACAAAAAAATATTTCAGATGTTGAGGTGGACGATATCGTTTTAGGTAACGGTGTCTCAGAGCTTATTGTTATGGCTATGCAAGGCCTTATAAATAATGACGATGAGGTATTAATACCAAAGCCTGACTATCCTTTATGGACAGCTTCAGTAACCCTGGCAGGGGGGAATCCAATTCATTATGTTTGTGATGAAGCTACGGATTGGGCTCCAGATTTGGATGATATTAAGTCTAAAATAACGAATAAAACAAAAGCAATATTAATTATTAATCCAAATAATCCCACGGGGGCAATTTATTCAGATGAATGTCTCAGGGAAATTATTGCTATTGCGAGAGAGAACGATTTAATAGTTTTTGCAGATGAAATTTACGATAAAGTTTTATATGATGAGAAAAAGCATACCTCTGTCGCATCACTTGCAGATGATGTTTTGTTTGTTACTTTAAATGGTTTATCTAAGAATTACAGAGCTTGTGGTTACAGAGCTGGATGGTTGGTAGTTTCTGGCGATAAAGGAAGAGCTAAAGATTATCTAGAGGGATTAAATATCCTTGCCTCCATGAGGCTTTGTGCTAACGTCCCTGGTCAACTTGCTATACAAACAGCACTTGGTGGCCACCAAAGCATTAATGACTTGGTTGCACCCACAGGGAGATTATGCAAGCAAAGAGATTTAGCTTATAAGTTGATGATGGAAATACCTGGGGTGTCATGCGTCAAGCCATCAGCTGCTATGTATTTATTTTTTAAGTTAGATCCTAAAATATATCCGATAGAGAATGATCAAGATTTTATTTTAGATGTGCTGAAAAAAAAGAAGGTCTTGATGGTTCAAGGAACGGGTTTTAACTGGCATGATCAAAACCATTTTCGTATGGTATTTTTACCAAATGAAGATGATTTAAAAATTGCAATTAGCAGGTTTGCAGATTATTTAACAGAATTTAAAAAAAGGTAA
- a CDS encoding Mth938-like domain-containing protein, whose amino-acid sequence MKFHEINSDTHNIIDAYDHNSIRIKKNTYQKGVIIFPEKIISRSAMATYKDLKLDNLKEVFDYSPELILIGSNIKNKIIDKNAQILFIEKKIAYENMNFDAACRTFNILLSEQRKVVLILM is encoded by the coding sequence ATGAAATTTCACGAAATTAACTCAGATACGCATAACATCATAGATGCCTATGATCATAACTCCATTAGAATAAAAAAAAATACATACCAAAAAGGAGTCATCATATTCCCTGAAAAAATAATTTCTAGATCTGCTATGGCAACTTATAAGGACTTAAAGCTTGATAATTTAAAAGAGGTTTTTGACTATAGCCCTGAGTTAATTTTAATTGGTTCAAATATTAAAAATAAAATTATTGATAAAAATGCACAAATTTTATTTATTGAAAAAAAAATTGCCTATGAAAATATGAATTTTGATGCGGCTTGTCGAACATTTAATATTTTGCTATCAGAGCAAAGAAAGGTTGTATTAATTCTTATGTAG
- the fabB gene encoding beta-ketoacyl-ACP synthase I — MNRVVVTGIGIVSSIGNNYAEVKESLFNSKSGITFQPEYAERGLRSNVAGSLNIEPAELIDRKLYRFMAKGHAYAWIAMQEAIADAKLTENYVSNDRTGIIIGAGGTSTESMLNGTEVLKEKGIRRVGPYMVTKTMSNGVSACLATGAKIRGINYAITSACSTSAHCIGNAYEQIQMGKQDIIFAGGAEEEHWTMSYLFDAMGAMSSKYNDQPEKASRAFDVNRDGFVISGGGSILVLEEYEHAKKRGAKMYAEVVGYGATSDGFDMVAPSGEGAIRCMRAALEEKKTINVDYMNTHGTSTPVGDSKELEAIRTVFGNKEFGEMPAIASTKSLTGHALGAAGSNEAVYSLIMMNESFLSPSVNIEDKDPAGEGLPVLIQKKEQEVITSMSNSFGFGGVNASLVFSKAKL, encoded by the coding sequence TTGAACAGAGTCGTAGTCACTGGAATAGGTATTGTATCAAGCATAGGTAATAACTATGCCGAGGTAAAAGAAAGCTTATTTAATTCAAAGTCAGGAATCACATTCCAACCTGAGTATGCTGAGAGAGGATTAAGATCAAATGTTGCAGGCTCTTTAAATATTGAACCCGCAGAGTTAATTGATAGAAAGCTCTATAGATTTATGGCAAAAGGTCATGCCTATGCATGGATTGCTATGCAAGAGGCTATTGCTGATGCGAAACTTACAGAAAATTATGTTTCAAATGATAGAACAGGGATTATTATTGGCGCAGGCGGAACCTCTACTGAGAGCATGCTTAATGGTACTGAGGTTTTAAAAGAAAAAGGCATAAGGCGCGTTGGACCTTATATGGTAACGAAAACTATGTCTAATGGGGTAAGTGCATGTCTTGCTACTGGTGCAAAGATAAGAGGTATTAATTATGCAATCACGTCAGCATGCTCGACAAGTGCGCATTGCATAGGAAATGCTTATGAGCAGATCCAAATGGGGAAACAAGATATTATTTTTGCTGGTGGAGCTGAGGAAGAGCATTGGACCATGAGTTATTTGTTTGATGCAATGGGCGCTATGTCTTCTAAATATAACGATCAACCTGAAAAAGCCTCTCGAGCGTTTGACGTCAACAGAGATGGATTTGTTATTTCTGGGGGTGGAAGTATTCTTGTTCTCGAGGAATACGAGCACGCCAAGAAAAGAGGGGCAAAAATGTATGCTGAAGTTGTTGGCTATGGGGCTACATCTGATGGGTTTGATATGGTTGCTCCCAGTGGAGAAGGGGCTATAAGGTGTATGAGGGCGGCTCTTGAGGAGAAAAAAACTATAAATGTTGATTACATGAATACGCATGGTACAAGCACACCCGTAGGTGACTCAAAAGAATTGGAAGCTATCAGAACAGTTTTTGGTAACAAGGAATTTGGAGAAATGCCAGCTATTGCTTCCACTAAGTCATTAACAGGTCATGCCCTTGGTGCTGCTGGTTCAAATGAAGCCGTTTATAGCCTAATCATGATGAATGAGAGTTTTTTGAGCCCTTCAGTAAATATTGAAGATAAGGATCCTGCAGGCGAAGGACTTCCAGTTTTGATACAAAAAAAGGAACAAGAAGTGATTACATCAATGTCAAATAGCTTCGGATTTGGCGGAGTAAATGCGTCACTAGTTTTCTCTAAAGCAAAGCTATAA
- the fabA gene encoding 3-hydroxyacyl-[acyl-carrier-protein] dehydratase FabA — MQKESYTKEELISCGRGEMFGKGNAQLPLPPMLMFDRIVSITDKGGKYNHGQIIAELDLTEDLWFFECHFEGDPVMPGCLGLDAMWQLLGFFLGWKGGLGKGRALGAGEVKFSGQVLPTSKKITYIINLKRVIMRKLVMGIGDASMEVDGRLIYQAKDLKVGLFVKTDIF, encoded by the coding sequence ATGCAAAAAGAAAGTTATACCAAAGAAGAATTAATCAGTTGTGGCAGAGGTGAGATGTTTGGAAAAGGAAATGCTCAACTCCCACTCCCACCGATGCTCATGTTTGATAGAATAGTTTCAATAACTGACAAGGGCGGCAAATATAATCATGGTCAAATTATTGCTGAATTAGATTTAACTGAAGATTTATGGTTTTTTGAATGTCATTTCGAGGGAGATCCAGTTATGCCAGGCTGCTTAGGGCTAGATGCTATGTGGCAATTATTAGGGTTTTTTCTGGGGTGGAAAGGCGGTTTAGGGAAAGGTAGGGCGCTCGGTGCAGGTGAAGTGAAATTTTCTGGACAGGTCTTGCCCACATCAAAAAAAATTACCTACATTATTAATTTAAAAAGGGTGATAATGAGAAAATTAGTGATGGGAATAGGAGACGCTTCAATGGAAGTTGATGGAAGGTTAATTTATCAGGCTAAAGATTTAAAAGTCGGGCTTTTTGTTAAAACAGATATTTTTTAA